TTGTGGAGAGAAACTGGCAGCCGATCGTCTTCACCTGGACGGCCTCTGCCCTGTGCCACAAACCCCTGTACTTTGAGCAGGTGGCCGTGGAACGCTACGGCCATAACCTGGGACCGATCGTCCAGCCCTTCGCGTCAGCGGCGCACTTCTTCCTGACGGTTCCCATGCTGCCGTATAAAATGGGGCTGAATCCCCCGAATGAGTGCATCTATCCACTCGGGTACTACCGGCCTGGGAGTTGTGCGCCGTGGATTCTCGATCCTTTCCCGCTCAGTGTGAGAGCGGCACTGGCTGAAGGTGGCTACTGGACAGCCCTTGCTTTCGCGATACCGTAGCAGCCTGTGTCGGGCGGAGATCGGGCTCAGCTACGTGGAAGCGGGCTAATTCTAACTAATTCTGATCAAAGAGGTTGCAATTTCCGCCGCAGCAGCCGGGCGGCGCGCCACACGGCGGAGTGCTTTCAGCGGAAGAGCCGCCCATGCTGATTGAGATGGCAGGTTTACTCAATTGCTTCAGCACATCCGTGGTGCCACACTGGGGACACCGTGGCTGTTCGTTGTTCCGAATGAGAAGTTCGAAGTGAGCGCCGCATTTCTCGCAGGTGTACTCGTAGATGGGCATCGCTTCTAAACCCTCCCAAAGACATCAGACTCTGTGAAATTGCCATCCATTTTGGAATTGCTGTCGTTCAGCCTTCGCCAGTAGTCAAAAGACACGCTCCTTCCAGCGGATTCAACGCCATTATAACGGCTGATGGCCCTATTTGGGTCCAACCGCAAGGCGGTAAACCGCCTTAGGAAAACGTGCAGGGCGGTGTTGG
This is a stretch of genomic DNA from Thermogutta terrifontis. It encodes these proteins:
- a CDS encoding FmdB family zinc ribbon protein — encoded protein: MPIYEYTCEKCGAHFELLIRNNEQPRCPQCGTTDVLKQLSKPAISISMGGSSAESTPPCGAPPGCCGGNCNLFDQN